One Castanea sativa cultivar Marrone di Chiusa Pesio chromosome 4, ASM4071231v1 DNA window includes the following coding sequences:
- the LOC142632627 gene encoding uncharacterized protein LOC142632627: MGVIIRDWRGEAIGALSMSVPAAQTVAELEALACRRAVQFAVELGLQDVVFEGYSLQVIQAISQDSSDFLPYGHIIEDIRIHLAAFSTDDFIFNTRHCNVVVDALAKKAKNFRESRVWIDSLPMDIAPLVAFDIH; encoded by the coding sequence ATGGGCGTCATCATTCGGGACTGGCGTGGTGAGGCTATTGGCGCACTATCCATGTCCGTTCCTGCAGCACAAACAGTAGCGGAACTAGAAGCCCTTGCGTGTCGCAGAGCGGTGCAGTTTGCAGTGGAGCTAGGACTTCAAGATGTTGTTTTTGAAGGTTACTCTCTCCAAGTGATTCAAGCTATCTCACAAGACTCTTCAGATTTCTTGCCTTATGGTCACATCATTGAGGATATCCGAATCCACCTTGCTGCATTTTCTACTgatgattttatatttaatactagGCACTGCAACGTTGTAGTAGATGCACTAGCCAAAAAAGCCAAGAATTTTAGGGAGTCTCGGGTTTGGATTGATTCCCTCCCCATGGATATCGCCCCTCTTGTAGCTTTTGACATTCATTGA